From one Triticum aestivum cultivar Chinese Spring chromosome 4B, IWGSC CS RefSeq v2.1, whole genome shotgun sequence genomic stretch:
- the LOC123093658 gene encoding ABA-inducible protein PHV A1, whose protein sequence is MSGWFQEKSGEVVDVTQVKAGEAKKMASETGQSIQDRAVEAKDQTGSFLGEKSAAVTKAASETTEAAKKMGGEAMGKASETVEAGKDRAVEGKDQTGGFLSEKTEAVKKTATETTDAAKEKSTEAAQYVQDTAAQYTKDPPVAPKENVFQQAGGNMMGAATGAKDAVMNTLGMGGDK, encoded by the exons ATGTCTGGCTGGTTTCAAGAGAAGTCCGGGGAGGTGGTGGACGTGACCCAAGTTAAGGCCGGCGAGGCCAAGAAGATGGCGTCCGAGACGGGGCAATCCATCCAGGACCGTGCCGTCGAGGCAAAAGACCAGACCGGCAGCTTCCTTGGCGAGAAGAGCGCGGCTGTCACGAAGGCTGCCTCCGAGACTACTGAGGCGGCCAAAAAGATGGGTGGCGAGGCCATGGGGAAGGCGTCCGAGACAGTGGAAGCCGGGAAGGATCGCGCCGTCGAGGGCAAAGACCAGACGGGCGGCTTCCTCAGCGAGAAGACTGAGGCTGTCAAGAAGACGGCCACCGAGACCACCGACGCCGCCAAGGAGAAGTCTACCGAGGCCGCGCAGTATGTCCAAGACACCGCTGCACAGTACACCAAGGATCCCCCGGTCGCCCCCAAGGAAAACGTCTTCCAGCAG GCTGGCGGGAATATGATGGGTGCCGCGACGGGTGCCAAGGATGCTGTGATGAACACACTCGGGATGGGAGGAGACAAATAA